The DNA segment GTGTCATCTTCAGTTGTAAGTAAGGCATGCAGAAGTTAACTTGAGAAGCTTTTGGGGGGCGtcaatgacaaaaatagcacctCGTCTTGAAGACAGCTCCTCCCCACTAAGGCATTCCAAATACAGTACATATCCTGTGAAGCTCCAACCAATCTCCTTTTACAGACAACAGTGAAAGGAAAGGCACTGTTTTATGAGAAGGATCGAGCCataaggggccattcagaccgAACACGTTCTTGGGctaaaaaaagctagacgcagcacaagacacagaacacaggcaTCTAAAGACGCGTTTTTAAACACATGGCACTACTGCACGGTGCAATGGTCTATGATGTCTGTCAAagcatacaaatattttaaaaacagtgCAGGTGGATAAAAATGCATTGGGTGTGAACGGCACCTAAGAGTGAATCTGATGAATGAAAAGGAAACAACACTTAATAATTACTAGGAATTTTaacaagctttttttttaatgaagtatTTTTATAACTGtatactgtaaagttgttttttgTAAAGTTACTTtagaaaaatatgtattgtaaaaagcgctatacaaataaattgaattgagcaaaaagaaagaatgcaaaacttaatcTCTTGGAGTACTTGATTTTTATAGTCCACTATCATTTTAGATATGTATATTTCATAGCTGATATTTAAGTGTCTCAAAAGACAAGTAATCTTTTCTCAACTCTCTATTCCAGCAGTAATAACAGAGAAACAACTGAAGCCTAAACTGGAAGTTGAAAATATGattcaataatttaataaaggACAAGGGCACTTATGAACGGAAAGCAACCTCTTTCTACACTGAACAAGCAACATTAATCTAATATGCAGGGAATGATGTCTTGAGTAAAGTGAACAACTGTATCTGATTAAATGTGAATGCAGCTCTGTTATTTTTAGTGCATGTTGCAATTTGTGAGTGATACAGAGGTCAAGCAACCAAAGTGAACACTGCGCCATGATCATACATTCAAAATGTGGGGTGTGTGCATTTGTCAGTCATCTCATTTAATTAAGAACACCTTCTTTAGGATATCACCATCAAGGCTATCATATTGCAGCATGAAAAttagtaataacaataaacacaacaaaaaaaaagaagtattGCACATCACAATGTAAAGGAAGCATATATCTATCATTAAAACCTCAGCTCTGAAAAACAAGCCTGTTTTTTGGTTGGCTAAATATGGAAGCCGAAACAGGCAGTGATCCCTCTGAACATTCACCTGGTTGGTCAGCTGTTAGGAGATCTGTGCTAACAGCCACACTCCTGCACGCTCTCTGCCTGAGCCCGTCTGGGAGAACGCAGCTGCCGCAATGCTGCATCGCCATACTGGATTCCTGAACCCATCCGCTCTGGGTCCAGCTCTCCTACACAACAAAATGACAAACTTGAGAGAATTGTTTTTAAGAAGCAAGAAGCATATAAGTAAAAATAAAAGGAACTGGTGGTTTTGTACCTGACTCTATTTTGTTAAGGATTTTCCGAGCACACTGGACAAAGGCTTCCTCCACATTCTCTCCCGTTAGTGCACTAGTCTCCAAAAACATGAGCTCTGGGAAGTAGAGATTTAAACAATTACCTCAAGAACTGATTTTATTCTATAAAAAACAAAAGCTGAAGTGggtgatttttttattgatttttttctccctttttatccccaatttggaatgcccaattcccaatgtgcgccaagtcctcgtggtggcgtagtggcttgcttcaatccgggtggtggtggatgaatctcagttgcctcagcgtaAGAAACCGTCAATCAGcagatcttatcacgtggcttgttgagtgcgttaccaaggagacctagcgcatgtggaggcttacgctattctccgtggcattcacgcacaactcaccatgcgccccaccgaaagcgagaaccacattatagcgaccacaaggaggttaccccatgtgactctaaccaccctagcaaccgggccaattgctTGCCTGACTGGaaacactcagcacgccctggattcaaagtgggtgatttttttttacattgaaatactttctcctatcacaGCATAGACAACTACTTTATAAGTGAGTAAGCCATGAAAGgtgtaaacacataaaaaatgtgctctgtttatttgagcattcCGAACATTAAAATTAGCTCAATTAATGACGTGAATCTTGGGCCGGAACTACTGTATCTGTTTGAGGGGAGCATTTGGGAAACCTgttatcattatttttgcaattctgtttggtgacaatAGTGGTGCAATTATATACAATTTAGGTTTGAAGATTGTTTTCATTGTTAAAGGTCCCATTAACAGTCCAGTGCAACAATGACTCATCACTGTTTAGATTCTCAAAATGCCTGTTTAAACAAAAAGGAATatttacaagttaagctcaatggacagcatttgttgcataatattgattacaaaaaaaatattttgacttgcccctccgtTTCTTTAAACAAGCcagggttccagtgaggcacttacaatggaagtgaatggggccaatccataaacattaaattacTTGTTTATGGTATACGAATATAagagattttataaaattataagcttcacatttctgcatttaaaccctccaaattggccccattcacttccattgtaagtgcctcactgtaacctcgaatttttatttttttttaaaaaggagggacgagtcaaaataatttgttgtggtaatcaatgttatgctacaaatgctgtcgattgatcttaacttgtattgaacacggactattcctttaatggaacCAGTTCTGAGTCTATAAAGGTTCACTGATGACTAGTCTTTATGCTGACATTAGTAATACTATCCTCCAGTGACCTCTTGTGGCACAGTCACAATATGCTCTCAGCTCTATCTATTATGGCAAGCATACAATTGTGATCTTTAAACATGTCTTCATAATTTTTCTACAATAGTTGATTGTAACAAGTATGTAACTGGTGATTTGACATACGCACCATTCTCTTGAGCGAAGCGTGAGGCTTCCAGGAAGGTGACTTCACGATCAGCATCCAGATCCTTCTTATTTCCACACAGTATAATGACAATGTTCTGGCTGGCCAGCATCCTGGCATCTGTCAGCCAGTTGGTCAGAGCATTGTATGTTTCTCGACTAACAttcagacagagacagagaaagtGTGACAAATCAATAGAGTATAAACTCCTGGAGGCACCCCAGAATCGAAATGTATTTAAGTCTGTCCAGACTTCCagatatgtttaattaaaaagaaagaaagaaatcaatCAATATACATAAATAGTATTTATGCACAGGCACTAGATATGCCATTGTAACTTTACCTAGTGATGTCATACACCAGAAGAGCCCCTGCTGCCCCTCTGTAGTAACTGCGTGTAACAGACCTGAGGAGGGaaaaacattcaaacatttaACCTTTAGAACATCAGCAAGAGTTTGTGACAAAAGACTGTCAAATCTAGTGATAGACCAAAATATTGAACAAGCCAATTAAAgttatattccaggttcaatacaagttaagctcaatcgagagtatttgtggcataatgttgattacaccaaaaaatatttcgactcgtccctccttttctttaaaaaagaagaaatcaaagttacagtgaggcatttacaatggaagtaaatggggtcaatttttggagggtgtaaaggcagaaaagtgaaacttataattttataaaagcacattcattaattattctgttaaaactagtgtattatttgagttgtaaagttgttcaaaaatacaacagatttttacagacGTTTTAGAGTTTCTATTGCAACTgatgagagagtgacagtaaatttggcgtcttctcccatctgactgtcTAAATCCAacgctctctatttttttcctattatggaaagtcattcaaacgtaatagtggattttttcttttggtcttggagcaaattagtaagtgaaaataatatttgctgtggtctccaaAACACACCCATTCACTGCTGTCGAAGTTTAGACTGCAAAGGTTTACAAAACCCGgagtgtaaaaaaaagtctattggcaaactttaaacagaaaagtttagtaagcaatttattcacactaaaatgaaacagtgagtattttaacatttttacgGATTggcaccattgactttcattgtaagtgcatcactggaacccagatttttgtactttttttttttttttttaaagaacaggagggacgagtcgaaatttatttttgtggtaatcaatattatgccacacatcTAAGAGAATTGAGAGTAAATattacatcaatatttttttttattttaacatctttTTGCACTCATAGGACATCACTGCATTGTATATCAGCAATCAACCACCCTGATCTCTAGATATTACTATTGGCAATTTAAAAATCAATATCTTTCGACCACTAGTCAAATCACATCTGCTCACAATAGCAGGAATGTCTGGCGAATTATAACAGCAACAATTAATACTAGTTCAGACATTTCTCAACATCAGATGGATTACCACTTTACCAATCTGTTAAATGTATTACTGAAATGTCTACATCTACTACCTTTGGGATATGCTGTAAGGTCTCATAATTTTTAAGTGAACATGTAGGACAATCTTTTACTGCAAACGACAACCCGGGTTTAGTTGAAACCACAAATCAAATGAGCCACATTTACGCAAAGTCAAATGGGTTGAAGCTGCAAACAAAACACAGCAGGAATCTTCTGTGCAAAAGCAGAAAGCTTTTCACAATGCTGTGTGACGAAGAGACGAAATGCCATAATGTTTTGCTTCAAGCAATCTTgtgatttgtttaatatttatgaCTAAGTTGTTATTATGTAACCGTAACGAACAATAAACTTTTTCTGCTTTACAAATGTAAGAAAATTcttcaaatgtttgttttattatatatatataaatttttttttttttttttaaagcagtctcaaggttaaaaaataaataagcagagaaaaaactaaatacacAAAAGATTGTTTGTGTGAaattagcattttcttttttttttttaaacctccaGAGGCTATTCCGGCTCTAAGAGGAAGATGCTGGCACATGTTCAGAGCAAATTTAGTCCATATTGATTGCACTCACAAAAAAGAAATCTGTGTAATGTACTATAATCTCCTACATGCAATCTGGTGTTGAAGCGCTCCCTCTCCAAATGCTCTACCATCTGACCAAGAACACATAAGAACAAATCTGGATAATATCACCATATCGCTCACTGGTCTTTAAAAACATACCCAACCAGAGAGGGAAATGTTTTTatagaaaagacacaaacatgtgAACACACCTGAAACGCTCCTGTCCTGCTGTATCCCAGATTTGGAGCTTTACAAACTTGTTGACCACACTGATAACCTTTGAGCCAAATTCAACCCCAATAGTGTGATTCGAGTCATCTTTGACTAGAAGAACAGGGCAAACACATTAGCAACAGAACAGTGACACAGAATACATTTGATAGCAGTTAACATACATACATCTTTTTTCTATAAACTGATGCAGAAGACATGACTTTCCAGTTCCTGCATTCCCAATCACAAGAAACTTAAACAGGAAATCTagagggggaaaaataaaaacattaagacATGGCAGAttaattttgtttctcaaaaatgctttgaaatgctTTATAATAAGTGGGATGGCTGTGTGCAACCCTCAGTGTAGGAAAGTTAGTATATCATCAAGCTTCAATTTGAAGTGCATTGGGGTGACTGCTATGCAGATCTGCTGTGATGCTCACATAACAGATGCTGATTAATCTGAGCTACATC comes from the Xyrauchen texanus isolate HMW12.3.18 unplaced genomic scaffold, RBS_HiC_50CHRs HiC_scaffold_558, whole genome shotgun sequence genome and includes:
- the LOC127642344 gene encoding ras-related protein Rab-4A, with translation MSETYDFLFKFLVIGNAGTGKSCLLHQFIEKRFKDDSNHTIGVEFGSKVISVVNKFVKLQIWDTAGQERFRSVTRSYYRGAAGALLVYDITSRETYNALTNWLTDARMLASQNIVIILCGNKKDLDADREVTFLEASRFAQENELMFLETSALTGENVEEAFVQCARKILNKIESGELDPERMGSGIQYGDAALRQLRSPRRAQAESVQECGC